From a single Lolium rigidum isolate FL_2022 chromosome 7, APGP_CSIRO_Lrig_0.1, whole genome shotgun sequence genomic region:
- the LOC124673925 gene encoding putative cis-zeatin O-glucosyltransferase yields MAMESVAFVAVPFPAQGHLNQIMHLSLLVASRGLSVHYAAPAAHVRQAQSRLHGWDPKALGSIQFHDLDVSTYESPAPDPAAASPFPSHLLPMWETFTAAARAPLAVLLERLSATHRRVVVVYDNMNAFAAVEAARLSNGEAFGLQCVAISYNLGWLDHEHKLLRDHDLQFLPMDACTTKEFMDYIFRTTGELRDGGGIPSSGLVMNTCRALEGVFIDAIAEHPEFKEKKLFAVGPLNPLLDASARTPGKARHECMEWLDKQPEASVLYVSFGTTTSLRVEQIAEMAAAIKGRKQRFIWVLRDADRADIFAESGGESPYEKLLWEFTRETEGVGLVITGWAPQLEILAHGATAAFMSHCGWNSTMESLSHGKPILAWPMHSDQPWDTELLCKYLKVGLLVRPWEKHSEVVPSASIQEVIEEAMVSDNGMAVRLRAKMLGEAVRASVAEGGSSSKGLGDFVAYITR; encoded by the coding sequence ATGGCGATGGAATCGGTGGCCTTTGTCGCGGTGCCCTTCCCGGCTCAGGGCCACCTGAACCAGATCATGCACCTCTCGCTGCTGGTCGCGTCGCGGGGGCTCTCTGTGCACTACGCGGCGCCCGCGGCGCACGTCCGGCAGGCGCAGTCGCGCCTCCACGGCTGGGACCCCAAGGCGCTCGGCTCCATCCAGTTCCACGACCTCGACGTCTCCACCTACGAGTCCCCGGCCCCCGACCCGGCCGCCGCGTCCCCCTTCCCCAGCCACCTCTTGCCCATGTGGGAGACCTttaccgccgccgcgcgcgctccCCTCGCCGTCCTTCTCGAGCGCCTCTCAGCAACCCACCGTCGCGTTGTCGTCGTGTACGACAACATGAACGCCTTCGCCGCCGTCGAGGCGGCGCGGCTGAGCAACGGCGAGGCCTTCGGGCTGCAGTGCGTCGCCATCTCGTACAACTTGGGGTGGCTGGACCACGAGCACAAACTCCTGCGCGAccacgacctccagttcctcccCATGGACGCGTGCACGACCAAGGAGTTCATGGACTACATCTTCCGGACAACGGGGGAGCTGCGGGACGGGGGAGGCATTCCCTCGTCCGGCCTCGTCATGAACACCTGCCGCGCGCTTGAGGGCGTATTCATCGACGCGATCGCCGAGCACCCGGAGTTCAAGGAGAAGAAGCTCTTTGCCGTCGGGCCGCTGAACCCGCTGCTGGACGCGAGCGCTCGGACGCCGGGAAAGGCGAGACACGAGTGCATGGAGTGGCTCGACAAGCAGCCAGAGGCATCGGTGCTCTATGTGTCATTCGGGACGACGACGTCTCTCCGGGTTGAGCAGATCGCGGAGATGGCCGCGGCGATCAAGGGCAGGAAGCAGAGGTTCATCTGGGTATTGCGTGACGCCGACCGGGCCGACATATTCGCAGAGTCGGGCGGCGAGAGTCCCTACGAGAAGCTGCTGTGGGAGTTCACTAGAGAAACCGAGGGGGTGGGGCTGGTGATCACCGGGTGGGCGCCGCAGCTGGAGATCCTGGCGCACGGTGCCACCGCCGCTTTCATGAGCCACTGCGGCTGGAATTCTACCATGGAGAGCCTCAGCCACGGCAAGCCGATCCTCGCTTGGCCAATGCACTCTGACCAGCCGTGGGACACGGAGCTTCTCTGCAAGTACCTCAAGGTCGGCCTCCTTGTTAGGCCATGGGAGAAGCACAGTGAGGTGGTACCGTCGGCGTCCATCCAGGAGGTCATCGAGGAGGCCATGGTTTCAGACAATGGTATGGCAGTGCGGCTACGGGCGAAGATGCTCGGTGAGGCCGTCCGTGCCTCTGTGGCAGAAGGTGGCTCCTCAAGCAAAGGCCTTGGCGATTTCGTTGCTTACATCACAAGGTGA